From the genome of Synchiropus splendidus isolate RoL2022-P1 chromosome 17, RoL_Sspl_1.0, whole genome shotgun sequence, one region includes:
- the npas2 gene encoding neuronal PAS domain-containing protein 2 isoform X1, with protein sequence MSMDNLSDFSGTCAPSRREWDTNSCVEDEDEKDRAKRASRNKSEKKRRDQFNVLIKELCTMLQGQGYPRKMDKSTILQRTIDFLQKQKDITAKNETCDVRQDWKPSFLSNEEFTQLMLEALDGFLVALTTDGNIIYVSDSVSSLIGHLPSDMVDQNILNFLPEREHDEVYKLLSSHMLMTDPIAADFLDNEAHIEFCCHLARGNIDPKEPPVYEYVKFVGDFKFHNNVPTSSCNGMELTLPRSLQSSLEEQVCLIATVRLVTPQFLKDLCIVDDPCDEFTSRHSLEWKFLFLDHRASPIIGYLPFEVLGTSGYDYYHVDDLELIAQCHKQLMQCGKGKSCYYRFLTKGQQWIWLRTHYYITYHQWNSKPEFIVCTHTVVSYAEVRAERRRAFGLEELSPPEIAPSSVKAQELYLDICGRLDPPQDRTSGAHSVSSHSSRKSSHTALSDSASANSYTDACTPSWQSAPVGTERTSSRLQPGSSKSLTQRQNSFDLVPQLSVPLSPTCSKHSAMQQQQPQQPQQPPQSSVYQLPQRQLGVMNQLKEQLEERTRILQADIKTQQQELHDIKEKLQLANIQMLLQQPIHNEFGGSQQPQQQGPGRPQSQSGVIRQHSGLPKQSPCGGHSVSPHPLLRDNNSPSTQQRIPRSGQAQSVSLPVQTNTSLTMPFYSNPMMFSQNNSRPLQESNQRPTDHEFNQDGQLRMLLNQPMQTLVPTTNATTQPSQCNMGLSQTIYTLEQQIITPSFSMQQVNCNAVLVPSQVFTSPIMIPHNTFIQHQSQSAYHSQHQASQHSLQLQQPQHFFQMAQGLVHSGSTPAFLHTTNLPQQGAVGYIQQQQQQQQQQQQQQLTPAQPQQHRQYQHSQNQMDSVSDFRNMLTR encoded by the exons ATGAGTATGGACAACCTCTCTGACTTCAGTGGCACCTGTGCGCCCAGCCGCAGGGAATGGGA CACCAACAGCTGtgtggaggatgaagatgagaaagacCGGGCCAAAAG GGCTTCTCGTAACAAGTcggagaagaaaagaagagaccAATTCAACGTGCTCATCAAGGAGCTTTGCACTATGCTGCAGGGTCAGGGTTATCCACGCAAGATGGACAAATCCACCATTCTGCAAAGAACCATTGACTTCTTGCAGAAGCAAAAAG ACATAACAGCGAAGAATGAAACTTGTGACGTAAGACAAGACTGGAAGCCTTCGTTCCTCAGCAATGAGGAGTTCACCCAGCTCATGCTCGAG GCACTCGATGGCTTCTTGGTGGCATTAACTACAGATGGAAACATCATTTATGTATCTGACAGCGTGTCTTCACTCATTGGCCATTTACCG TCAGATATGGTTGACCAAAATATCTTGAATTTCCTCCCGGAGCGTGAACACGACGAGGTGTATAAGCTGCTATCATCCCACATGCTGATGACTGACCCTATCGCTGCTGACTTCCTCGACA ACGAGGcacatattgagttttgttgtCACCTGGCCCGAGGAAACATCGACCCGAAAGAGCCTCCCGTGTATGAGTATGTCAAGTTTGTGGGAGACTTCAAGTTTCATAACAATG TGCCTACTTCTTCTTGTAATGGCATGGAACTGACATTACCAAGAAGCCTGCAGTCGTCGCTGGAGGAGCAGGTCTGCCTCATCGCCACTGTGCGATTAGTCACTCCGCAGTTTCTAAAG GATTTGTGCATCGTGGATGACCCTTGTGATGAGTTCACATCCAGGCACAGCCTAGAGTGGAAGTTCCTGTTTCTGGATCACAG AGCGTCACCCATCATAGGGTATCTGCCCTTCGAGGTTTTAGGAACGTCTGGCTATGATTACTATCATGTGGACGACCTGGAGCTCATCGCTCAATGCCACAAGCAAC TGATGCAATGTGGGAAGGGTAAATCCTGCTACTACCGCTTCCTGACCAAAGGGCAGCAGTGGATTTGGCTGCGCACTCACTACTACATCACCTACCACCAGTGGAATTCCAAACCGGAGTTCATCGTTTGCACTCACACGGTTGTCAG TTATGCCGAAGTGCGAGCTGAGAGGAGGAGGGCTTTTGGGCTGGAAGAGCTGTCTCCCCCAGAGATCGCTCCGTCTTCTGTGAAG GCTCAGGAGCTGTATTTGGACATCTGCGGACGTCTAGACCCACCACAGGACCGAACCAGCGGCGCACACTCAGTGTCGTCCCACAGCTCCAGGAAGTCCTCGCACACTGCGCTGTCTGACTCCGCAT CAGCCAACTCGTACACGGATGCCTGCACGCCGTCGTGGCAGTCGGCACCTGTGGGGACAGAGAGGACGAGCAGCAGACTCCAGCCAGGCAGTTCAAAG AGTTTGACCCAACGACAAAATTCCTTTGACCTGGTTCCCCAGCTGAGTGTCCCCCTGTCTCCTACCTGCAGCAAGCACTCCGCCATG cagcagcagcagccacagcagcCACAGCAGCCGCCGCAGTCGTCTGTGTACCAGCTGCCACAGCGGCAACTCGGGGTCATGAACCAGCTGaaagagcagctggaggagaggacGCGCATCCTGCAGGCTGACATCAagacgcagcagcaggagctgcacGACATCAAGGAGAAGCTTCAGCTCGCTAATATCCAG ATGTTGTTACAACAGCCCATACACAACGAGTTTGGGGGCTCCCAGCAGCCCCAGCAGCAGGGACCGGGAAGGCCGCAGAGCCAGTCGGGCGTCATCAGGCAGCACTCGGGCCTCCCCAAACAGTCACcctgtggagggcacagtgtGTCGCCTCACCCCCTCCTGAGAGATAACAACTCTCCCTCCACACAG CAGAGGATTCCCCGGAGTGGCCAGGCTCAGTCGGTCAGTCTGCCAGTGCAGACCAACACCAGCCTCACTATGCCCTTCTACAGCAACCCCATGATGTTCTCCCAGAACAACAGCAGGCCCCTGCAGGAGTCCAACCAAAGACCCACGGACCATGAGTTCAACCAGGACGGGCAACTACG GATGCTCCTCAACCAGCCAATGCAGACGCTGGTGCCCACCACTAATGCGACAACCCAACCGTCCCAGTGCAACATGGGACTTTCACAAACCAT ATACACCCTGGAGCAGCAGATCATCACCCCGTCCTTCTCCATGCAGCAGGTCAACTGCAACGCCGTCCTTGTCCCGTCTCAGGTCTTCACTTCCCCCATCATGATCCCTCACAACACCTTCATCCAGCACCAGTCGCAGTCTGCGTACCACAGCCAGCACCAAGCCTCCCAGCActccctgcagctgcagcagccgcagcacTTCTTTCAG ATGGCGCAAGGACTGGTCCATAGCGGGTCGACGCCAGCATTCTTACACACCACTAATCTCCCGCAGCAGGGCGCCGTGGGAtacatccagcagcagcagcagcaacagcagcagcagcagcagcagcagctgactccAGCTCAACCGCAGCAGCACAGACAGTACCAACATTCCCAGAACCAGATGGACAGCGTGTCAGACTTTCGGAACATGCTAACACGGTAG